One window from the genome of Oryctolagus cuniculus chromosome 1, mOryCun1.1, whole genome shotgun sequence encodes:
- the LOC138846283 gene encoding secretoglobin family 1D member 2-like, protein MRLSVSLLLITLALCCYEANSSVCPAFTTELTGFLLASDVLFRLQIERFNAPAEAVEAKMNVKRCVNELSAGKLLLIEEILGRVLAKCSVYDEANI, encoded by the exons ATGAGGCTGTCGGTGTCTCTCCTGCTGATCACTCTGGCCCTTTGCTGCTATGAGG CCAATTCATCGGTCTGCCCAGCCTTTACTACTGAATTGACAGGCTTCTTACTGGCTTCCGACGTTTTGTTCAGGTTACAAATTGAGAGATTTAATGCTCCTGCAGAAGCTGTTGAAGCAAAGATGAATGTGAAGAGATGCGTAAATGAGTTATCCGCAGGGAAACTACTCCTTATAGAGGAAATAttg ggacGAGTATTGGCTAAATGTTCTGTGTACGATGAAGCAAATATTTAG
- the SCGB1D1 gene encoding secretoglobin family 1D member 1, translated as MRLSVSLLLITLALCCYEANSSVCPAFTTELTGFLLASDVLFRLQIERFNAPAEAVEAKMNVKRCVDELSRGKLFLLERILVRVLAKCYAYDEANI; from the exons ATGAGGCTGTCGGTGTCTCTCCTGCTGATCACTCTGGCCCTTTGCTGCTATGAGG CCAATTCATCGGTCTGCCCAGCCTTTACTACTGAATTGACAGGCTTCTTACTGGCTTCCGACGTTTTGTTCAGGTTACAAATTGAGAGATTTAATGCTCCTGCAGAAGCTGTTGAAGCAAAGATGAATGTGAAGAGATGCGTAGATGAGTTATCCAGAGGGAAACTATTCCTTTTAGAGAGAATAttg gtacgAGTATTGGCTAAATGTTATGCGTACGATGAAGCAAATATTTAG